In Nonomuraea sp. NBC_00507, the following are encoded in one genomic region:
- a CDS encoding glycosyltransferase family 2 protein produces MVIPTRGDRPGPLREAVAAVLAQDYEGELALVVVVDTTTTPGVAAVDAAAPGVVCAGPAGSCVAAADAADLGLACGDAAVVVLPNTRTPGLPGARNTGIAACDTDLVAFCDDDDVWLPGKLAAQVRALRDAGGEFASCGIEVAYGHRRVARLAGAESITADDLLRSRMVMVHSSTFLFVRGALWVDESAPAGQNEDWDLALRAAKRRPIAHVDRPLVQVRWGGSHYVARWADRIAGLDWMLARYPELAVDPRGAARVYGQLAFSHAALGRRREAARWALRTFAARAAEPRAPIALAVAAGLVSAPTVLSMLHNRGHGI; encoded by the coding sequence GTGGTGATCCCAACGCGCGGCGACCGTCCCGGGCCGTTGCGCGAGGCCGTTGCGGCCGTGCTGGCTCAGGACTATGAGGGGGAGCTGGCGCTGGTCGTCGTGGTGGACACCACAACGACGCCAGGTGTGGCGGCTGTGGACGCGGCTGCTCCTGGTGTGGTGTGTGCGGGCCCGGCGGGATCTTGTGTGGCGGCTGCGGACGCGGCGGACCTGGGCTTGGCGTGTGGCGATGCGGCGGTTGTCGTCCTGCCGAACACGCGCACCCCAGGGCTCCCAGGTGCCCGCAACACCGGCATCGCCGCCTGTGACACCGATCTCGTGGCCTTCTGCGACGACGACGACGTCTGGCTGCCGGGCAAGCTCGCGGCCCAAGTGCGCGCGCTACGGGACGCCGGTGGCGAGTTCGCCAGCTGCGGCATCGAGGTCGCCTACGGCCACCGCCGCGTGGCCCGGCTGGCCGGCGCCGAGTCCATCACCGCAGACGATCTTCTGCGGTCGCGCATGGTGATGGTCCACTCATCGACGTTCCTGTTCGTACGTGGCGCGCTGTGGGTCGACGAGAGCGCGCCCGCCGGACAGAACGAGGACTGGGACCTGGCGCTGCGAGCGGCCAAGCGGCGGCCGATCGCGCACGTCGACCGGCCGCTCGTCCAGGTGCGCTGGGGCGGGTCCCACTACGTCGCCCGCTGGGCGGACCGCATTGCCGGGCTCGACTGGATGCTCGCCCGGTACCCCGAACTGGCCGTGGACCCGCGCGGCGCGGCACGGGTCTACGGCCAGCTGGCCTTCAGCCACGCCGCCTTGGGACGCCGGCGCGAGGCCGCGCGCTGGGCCCTGCGCACGTTCGCGGCCCGGGCCGCCGAGCCACGGGCGCCGATCGCCCTGGCGGTGGCCGCCGGCCTCGTCTCGGCGCCGACCGTGCTGTCGATGTTGCACAACCGGGGACACGGGATTTGA
- a CDS encoding WecB/TagA/CpsF family glycosyltransferase — MPAVPGSGTMPGKRAVGGRVRVGGVGVDALTEEQVVQRVAGELEAGRGGRIVTPNVDICRIAAACPELKDLVCSAELVVPDGMPLVWAARLLGTPLPERVTGADLLWALSELAARRGWPVYVLGGGPPDVPQRAVGELMSRYPRLRVCGSHAPPYGFDATPEGRELVRRRLVAAQPRLVFVGLGFPRQDQLIVDLRKELPEAWFLGCGAAIAFAAGTVPRAPGWMRQTGLEWAFRLAGEPGRLARRYLVDDLPFAARLLGRCLATRLRRRADPART, encoded by the coding sequence ATGCCGGCCGTGCCTGGGTCCGGCACCATGCCCGGCAAGCGCGCCGTCGGTGGGCGAGTGCGGGTGGGTGGGGTCGGGGTGGATGCGCTCACCGAGGAGCAGGTGGTGCAGCGGGTGGCCGGCGAGCTGGAGGCCGGCAGAGGCGGCCGGATCGTCACCCCCAACGTCGACATTTGCCGGATCGCCGCCGCCTGCCCCGAGCTGAAGGACCTGGTGTGCTCGGCCGAACTCGTGGTGCCCGACGGGATGCCGTTGGTGTGGGCGGCCCGGCTGCTGGGCACGCCGCTGCCCGAGCGCGTCACCGGAGCCGACCTCCTCTGGGCGCTCAGCGAGCTGGCCGCCCGCCGAGGCTGGCCCGTCTACGTGCTCGGCGGCGGCCCCCCAGACGTCCCGCAGCGAGCCGTCGGCGAGCTCATGAGCCGCTATCCACGGCTACGGGTCTGCGGCTCGCACGCGCCGCCCTACGGCTTCGACGCCACCCCGGAGGGACGCGAGCTCGTACGGCGCAGGCTCGTCGCCGCGCAGCCGCGGCTCGTCTTCGTCGGCCTCGGCTTCCCGCGGCAGGACCAACTCATCGTGGACCTGCGGAAAGAGCTGCCGGAGGCATGGTTCCTCGGATGCGGGGCGGCGATCGCCTTCGCGGCGGGCACGGTGCCGAGAGCGCCGGGATGGATGCGGCAGACCGGGCTGGAGTGGGCGTTCCGGCTGGCCGGCGAGCCGGGTCGGCTGGCACGCCGCTACCTGGTCGACGATCTGCCGTTCGCGGCGCGGCTGCTGGGCCGCTGTCTGGCGACGCGTCTCAGGAGAAGAGCCGATCCAGCCCGGACGTGA
- a CDS encoding sulfotransferase, whose protein sequence is MSAPVLVTGLPRSGTSWTGKMLTAGGDLVYVNEPLNPQHPPGRCPGVLRAEVTHRFQYICDDNAGAWLPAFRDTVALRYHWLAELRANRSPYDLARLLRYGTAFALGRLAGRRALLDDPFAVLSAGWFARRLGCRVVALVRDPVSFVASWQRLGWTIDVRELLDQPLLVRDHPEVVELRAVAGSDDRIATAAALWRVAHTILTRTPGVLVTSYESLAADPIAGFRRLYAYADLPWTPAAARRIARACMGGSGRVAGAFAWSGLSRTAYRRMDSRRALQGAARGLGEEDAARVRALTSGLDRLFS, encoded by the coding sequence ATGAGCGCCCCCGTCCTCGTCACCGGGCTCCCGCGCAGCGGCACCAGCTGGACGGGCAAGATGCTCACGGCCGGCGGCGACCTCGTCTACGTGAACGAGCCGCTCAACCCGCAACACCCGCCCGGCCGCTGCCCGGGAGTGCTCAGGGCCGAGGTGACGCACCGGTTCCAGTACATCTGCGACGACAACGCCGGCGCCTGGCTGCCTGCCTTCCGGGATACGGTCGCCCTGCGCTACCACTGGCTGGCCGAGCTGCGCGCGAACCGCTCCCCCTACGACCTGGCCCGCCTGCTCCGCTACGGGACCGCTTTCGCGCTGGGCCGCCTGGCGGGGCGGCGCGCGTTGCTCGACGACCCGTTCGCGGTGCTGAGCGCGGGGTGGTTCGCCCGGCGGCTGGGGTGCCGGGTGGTCGCACTGGTGCGGGATCCGGTGTCGTTCGTGGCCAGCTGGCAGCGGCTGGGGTGGACGATCGACGTTCGTGAGCTCCTGGACCAGCCCCTGCTGGTCCGCGACCATCCGGAGGTGGTGGAGCTGCGTGCCGTCGCCGGCTCCGACGACCGCATCGCCACGGCCGCCGCGCTGTGGCGGGTCGCCCACACGATCCTGACCCGGACGCCCGGCGTCCTCGTCACCTCGTACGAGTCGCTGGCCGCCGACCCGATCGCCGGGTTCCGGCGCCTGTACGCCTACGCGGATCTGCCCTGGACGCCTGCCGCCGCGCGTCGCATCGCCAGGGCGTGCATGGGAGGCTCCGGGCGGGTCGCCGGTGCCTTCGCCTGGTCGGGCCTGTCGCGCACGGCGTACCGGCGCATGGACTCGCGCCGCGCGCTCCAGGGGGCCGCCCGCGGCCTTGGCGAGGAAGACGCGGCCCGCGTCCGCGCCCTCACGTCCGGGCTGGATCGGCTCTTCTCCTGA
- a CDS encoding lipopolysaccharide biosynthesis protein has protein sequence MTQGPVEGQVEGPGRAGIAGVTAAAFSALAQFVLVVVVTRAFTAAEAGGFFAATAVVLMAAGIAKLDAGNGLVYFIARAETYGYLGISGYIRAALVPCAVAAGAAAVVLYPQVGVVAAVVPVVVLGDVLLAATRGFGAMRPTVLLDGMVLPAAQLVLVAGVAVAGAVEWLPVAWALPYVPVLVLAAAAVRGRAPRSPYLPGTGRDLWRHTAPRSVAGAVQAVFQRVDIVVVALLAGPAQAAVYTAATRFKVVGQLANQGLAQAVQARLVGALASGEPARARELYQAATIWLVLLTWPVWLGYAALAPWLLRLFGPSYGSAAPVALVLAGTMMVATACGMVDVVLTAAGHTWTSLLNLLAAVACTLALDLALIPAHGALGAVAGWSGGVLVKNLLPLWQLHRRYGLHPFGRHTLGALRWRAWAAA, from the coding sequence ATGACCCAGGGCCCAGTCGAGGGGCAGGTCGAGGGGCCGGGGCGGGCCGGGATCGCGGGGGTCACGGCGGCGGCCTTCTCCGCCTTGGCGCAGTTCGTGCTGGTGGTGGTCGTGACCAGGGCGTTCACGGCCGCTGAGGCCGGGGGCTTCTTCGCGGCGACCGCCGTGGTGCTCATGGCGGCGGGGATCGCCAAGCTGGATGCGGGCAACGGGCTCGTGTACTTCATCGCCCGCGCGGAGACGTACGGCTATCTCGGCATTTCCGGATATATCAGGGCGGCGCTCGTGCCCTGTGCGGTGGCGGCGGGCGCCGCGGCGGTGGTGTTGTACCCCCAGGTGGGGGTGGTGGCGGCGGTCGTGCCGGTCGTGGTGCTGGGTGATGTGCTGCTGGCCGCCACCCGCGGCTTCGGGGCCATGCGCCCGACCGTGCTCCTGGACGGGATGGTGCTGCCTGCCGCCCAGCTGGTCCTGGTCGCCGGGGTAGCCGTGGCCGGGGCGGTCGAGTGGTTGCCGGTGGCCTGGGCCCTGCCCTACGTGCCGGTGCTGGTCCTGGCCGCGGCCGCGGTGCGGGGGCGGGCGCCGCGGAGCCCGTACCTGCCGGGGACGGGGCGGGATCTGTGGCGCCACACGGCTCCCCGGTCGGTGGCGGGGGCGGTTCAGGCGGTGTTCCAGCGGGTGGACATCGTGGTCGTCGCGCTGCTCGCGGGGCCTGCGCAGGCTGCCGTCTACACGGCGGCCACACGGTTCAAGGTCGTCGGGCAGCTGGCGAACCAAGGGCTCGCGCAGGCCGTACAGGCTCGGCTGGTCGGCGCGCTCGCGAGCGGGGAGCCTGCGCGGGCCCGGGAGCTCTACCAGGCCGCGACTATCTGGCTGGTCCTGCTGACGTGGCCGGTGTGGCTCGGCTACGCCGCGCTGGCGCCGTGGCTGCTGCGGCTGTTCGGCCCCTCGTACGGGTCGGCGGCGCCGGTGGCGCTGGTGCTGGCCGGGACGATGATGGTGGCCACGGCCTGCGGGATGGTGGACGTCGTGCTCACCGCCGCCGGGCATACCTGGACGAGCCTCCTCAACCTGCTGGCGGCCGTCGCATGCACGCTGGCGCTCGACCTGGCGCTCATCCCCGCCCATGGGGCGCTCGGCGCGGTCGCCGGCTGGTCGGGCGGGGTGCTCGTCAAGAACCTGCTCCCGCTGTGGCAGCTCCACCGCCGCTACGGGCTGCACCCGTTCGGCCGTCACACCCTTGGGGCGCTGCGGTGGCGTGCCTGGGCGGCGGCATGA
- a CDS encoding sulfotransferase family protein, whose protein sequence is MRTTKRSALSLSRGAGRLTSSARVLPSFLITGAQRCGTTSLYRALAQHPLLLKPVLHKGVHYFDVAYWHGLSWYQAHFPLRVGATLVGRRYGGRPLAFESSPYYLFHPLAGERIAADLPDVKLIVLVRDPVERACSAHAHELARGFETESHLEYAIELEEGRLAGAEALLRGSPYALHHSHRHHAYVARGRYADQLDRLEPLIGRDRMLVLDSHRFFRDPEQVYDRVLEFLGVPHLGYPVFEQHNGRALPRPVPHVLGRALREHFEPYDARLVRWLGEEPSWRR, encoded by the coding sequence ATGAGGACCACCAAGCGGTCCGCGCTGTCGCTGTCGCGGGGCGCGGGCAGGCTCACGTCCAGTGCGCGGGTGCTGCCGTCGTTCCTGATCACGGGGGCGCAGCGGTGCGGCACCACGTCCCTGTACCGGGCGCTGGCGCAACATCCGCTGCTGCTCAAACCGGTGCTGCACAAGGGGGTGCATTACTTCGACGTCGCCTACTGGCACGGGCTGTCCTGGTATCAGGCGCACTTTCCGCTGCGGGTGGGGGCGACGCTGGTCGGACGCCGGTACGGCGGCCGGCCGCTGGCGTTCGAGTCGTCCCCCTATTACCTGTTCCATCCGCTGGCCGGGGAGCGGATAGCGGCCGATCTTCCCGACGTGAAGCTGATCGTCCTGGTCCGCGATCCGGTGGAGCGGGCCTGCTCGGCCCACGCCCATGAGCTGGCCAGGGGGTTCGAGACGGAGTCACACCTCGAGTACGCGATCGAGCTGGAGGAAGGACGGCTGGCGGGGGCAGAGGCGCTGCTGCGCGGGTCGCCGTACGCGCTGCACCACTCGCACCGCCACCACGCGTACGTGGCCCGGGGCCGCTACGCCGATCAGCTCGACCGGCTGGAGCCGCTGATCGGGCGGGACCGGATGCTGGTGCTGGACAGCCACCGGTTCTTCCGGGACCCCGAGCAGGTCTACGACCGGGTGCTGGAGTTCCTGGGGGTGCCGCATCTGGGGTATCCGGTGTTTGAGCAGCACAACGGGCGGGCCTTGCCGCGGCCGGTGCCCCATGTGCTCGGGCGGGCGCTGCGGGAGCACTTCGAGCCGTACGACGCGCGGCTGGTGCGGTGGCTGGGCGAGGAGCCGTCGTGGCGGCGATGA
- a CDS encoding O-antigen ligase family protein yields the protein MRGPAWPIAALLVGYPLWWALGFGGLSVVVLAVPMAVLLWRRRPIRVPPGFGLWLLLIAGYLVSAIMLAETPPGTYGELGPGRIVGYAMRLALYAAVLIMVLYLGNLTERELPQLRLVRMLGVLFVTTVAGGLLGVFLPGFSYTSPVEWLLPRWLGDNPFVQNLIHPTAAQTQKVLGYAMPRPEAPFEWANAWGSNVSVLLIWAVVGWWVHGGPRHKLFVAAAIALAAIPIVYSLNRGLWIGLGLAVVYLIVRVGGRIRVALCGAVAAAALAFALSPLAALVAQRLDKPHSNDIRAFTVTATLAAAQHSPVIGYGNTRNATGNHRTITTGRTEWCTTCGHPPLGSDGQLWLLIITQGFTGAALYVAFFLGAIRRHWSDRSPIGLAGVLVMGLVLIYMFVYDGLVTPLGLYLISFALLWRNA from the coding sequence GTGAGGGGACCCGCCTGGCCCATCGCGGCGTTGCTGGTCGGCTACCCGCTCTGGTGGGCGCTCGGGTTCGGCGGCCTGTCGGTGGTCGTCCTGGCCGTGCCGATGGCGGTGCTGTTGTGGCGGCGCCGCCCGATCAGGGTGCCGCCCGGGTTCGGGCTGTGGTTGTTGCTGATCGCCGGCTACCTGGTGAGTGCGATCATGCTCGCCGAGACGCCGCCGGGCACCTACGGCGAGCTCGGCCCCGGCCGGATCGTCGGCTACGCCATGCGGCTGGCGCTGTACGCGGCCGTCCTGATCATGGTGCTCTACCTCGGTAACCTGACCGAGCGCGAGCTGCCGCAACTGCGCCTGGTGCGCATGCTCGGCGTGTTGTTCGTCACGACGGTAGCGGGCGGGCTGCTCGGCGTCTTCCTGCCCGGGTTCTCCTACACCTCGCCGGTCGAGTGGCTGCTGCCGCGGTGGCTGGGCGACAACCCGTTCGTCCAGAACCTGATCCACCCCACGGCCGCCCAGACACAGAAGGTGCTCGGCTACGCCATGCCCAGGCCGGAGGCCCCGTTCGAATGGGCGAACGCGTGGGGCAGCAACGTGTCGGTGCTGCTGATCTGGGCCGTGGTCGGCTGGTGGGTCCACGGCGGGCCGCGGCACAAGCTCTTCGTGGCCGCCGCGATCGCCCTGGCCGCGATCCCCATCGTCTACTCGCTCAACCGCGGCCTGTGGATCGGCCTCGGCCTGGCGGTCGTTTACCTGATCGTCCGGGTCGGCGGACGCATCAGGGTGGCGTTGTGCGGGGCCGTGGCGGCGGCCGCGCTGGCCTTCGCGCTCAGCCCGCTCGCGGCGCTCGTGGCGCAGCGGCTGGACAAACCACACTCGAACGACATCAGGGCCTTCACCGTGACCGCCACCCTCGCGGCCGCCCAGCACTCGCCGGTGATCGGCTACGGCAACACCCGCAACGCGACGGGCAACCACCGCACGATCACCACGGGCCGTACCGAGTGGTGCACGACCTGCGGGCACCCGCCGCTCGGCAGCGACGGGCAACTCTGGCTGCTGATCATCACGCAGGGCTTCACGGGGGCGGCACTGTACGTCGCGTTCTTCCTCGGCGCGATCCGCCGCCACTGGTCCGACCGCAGCCCCATCGGGCTCGCGGGGGTCCTCGTGATGGGGCTGGTGCTGATCTACATGTTCGTCTACGACGGCCTGGTCACCCCGCTCGGCCTCTACCTCATCTCCTTCGCCCTTCTTTGGAGGAACGCATGA
- a CDS encoding Wzz/FepE/Etk N-terminal domain-containing protein — protein sequence MSQSPDVQARRPGADLDEHLSLLRRRWLLLVGCVVFGGTAGLALMRLTPPAYTAVTQVHVMPVGPQEPGNPVTARQREPLNLDTEAQVAQSAVVATRAAQALGIEKAEPAVVSVPPNSAVLWISVTAPEPGVSAAQSHAYAEAYLAHRRESTLDALAAQQQAVLAKLKQVNAGIDAGIKDLGQLPKGSPERAIALQRQGVLNRQAASLALKYDALRTVAVTPGAIISRAAPPAAPSSPSLPLHLGTGLMAGLLTGSAAAYARDRLDTRLRTAADVERLTGLPVLGDLSDPREHGVAHDLACAVVAACPGKRLLIKTLPADLGASFAAEPLEVRAPLSVLDGSDVRDLARADAALLLVGLGRVTAQQVTAAASRLSRHDVPIIGVVTAADAVPSFVPLLEPRPHTPLGKLVATGEFGVSVSAETTPMQALRPPRPGQPT from the coding sequence ATGAGCCAGTCGCCGGACGTCCAGGCCCGCCGCCCCGGCGCCGACCTGGACGAGCATCTCTCGCTGCTGCGCAGGCGGTGGCTGCTGCTCGTGGGCTGCGTGGTGTTCGGCGGCACGGCCGGGCTCGCGCTGATGCGCCTCACCCCGCCCGCCTACACCGCCGTCACGCAGGTGCACGTCATGCCGGTCGGGCCGCAGGAGCCGGGCAACCCGGTGACCGCCCGCCAGCGCGAGCCGCTCAACCTCGACACCGAGGCTCAGGTCGCGCAGTCGGCCGTCGTCGCCACCCGCGCCGCGCAGGCGCTGGGGATCGAGAAGGCCGAGCCCGCCGTGGTCTCGGTGCCGCCGAACTCGGCGGTCCTGTGGATCTCCGTCACCGCCCCCGAGCCCGGCGTCTCCGCCGCCCAGTCCCATGCGTATGCCGAGGCCTACCTCGCGCACCGGCGCGAGAGCACGCTGGACGCGCTCGCCGCGCAGCAGCAGGCGGTGCTGGCCAAGCTCAAGCAGGTCAACGCCGGCATCGACGCGGGCATCAAGGATCTCGGCCAACTGCCCAAGGGCAGCCCCGAGCGGGCGATCGCGCTGCAGCGGCAGGGCGTGCTCAACCGGCAGGCCGCCAGCCTCGCGCTCAAGTACGACGCGTTGCGCACGGTCGCGGTGACGCCCGGCGCGATCATCAGCCGGGCCGCGCCGCCGGCCGCGCCCAGCTCGCCCAGCCTGCCGCTCCACCTCGGCACCGGGCTGATGGCGGGGCTTCTGACCGGCTCCGCCGCCGCATACGCCCGCGACCGCCTCGACACCCGGCTGCGTACGGCCGCCGACGTCGAGCGGCTGACCGGCCTGCCCGTGCTGGGCGACCTCTCCGACCCCCGCGAGCACGGTGTGGCGCACGATCTGGCCTGCGCCGTGGTCGCCGCGTGCCCCGGCAAACGGCTGCTGATCAAGACGCTGCCTGCCGACCTCGGCGCCTCGTTCGCCGCCGAGCCGCTGGAGGTCCGCGCGCCGCTGTCGGTGCTCGACGGCTCCGACGTGCGCGACCTGGCCAGGGCAGACGCGGCCCTGCTGCTCGTGGGGCTCGGCCGGGTCACCGCGCAGCAGGTCACGGCCGCCGCGAGCCGGTTGAGCCGGCACGACGTGCCGATCATCGGCGTGGTGACGGCCGCAGACGCGGTGCCGTCGTTCGTTCCGCTGCTGGAGCCGCGCCCGCACACGCCGCTGGGCAAGCTCGTCGCCACCGGCGAGTTCGGGGTGAGCGTGTCGGCGGAGACCACGCCCATGCAGGCGCTGCGCCCACCCCGCCCCGGCCAGCCGACGTGA
- a CDS encoding glycoside hydrolase family 26 protein, protein MVAALAACSGAEGSDARAPATAPVKDKIAGAPACTATARLIPSCGAWWGLAPEVFTGAPVEQALRGAETRMGAAADVLHVYHRGSELFPTEAEVRLARDPARPRLLMINWKPSFDHTWAEIVDGALDGRIDRLAGYLRSTFPERFFLTLHHEPENDVDASSGSGMQAADYAAMYRHIVLRLREQGVRNAVMVMTYMGAPNWAAEPWFEELYPGDDVVDWVAMDPYADDRVQSFDGLVNKTREEYAQWPGFYRWMQMRFPGKPVMVAEWGVFERSRDPGFKRKFFESVRRQVKRYPQIKALLYFDSPRAPRGDTSFDSNGEADRAFTRLARDRYFRSTPVPRP, encoded by the coding sequence GTGGTCGCGGCACTTGCCGCCTGCTCGGGCGCCGAGGGCTCCGACGCCCGGGCGCCTGCCACCGCGCCCGTCAAGGACAAGATCGCGGGCGCGCCGGCCTGCACGGCCACCGCCCGGCTCATCCCGTCGTGCGGCGCGTGGTGGGGCCTGGCGCCCGAGGTCTTCACCGGCGCACCGGTCGAGCAGGCGCTGCGCGGCGCCGAGACCCGCATGGGCGCCGCCGCGGACGTGCTGCACGTCTACCACCGGGGCAGCGAGTTGTTCCCCACCGAAGCCGAGGTCAGGCTGGCCCGCGATCCGGCGCGGCCGCGCCTGCTCATGATCAACTGGAAGCCGTCGTTCGACCACACCTGGGCCGAGATCGTCGACGGGGCGCTGGACGGCAGGATCGACCGGCTGGCCGGATATCTCAGGAGCACGTTCCCCGAGCGGTTCTTCCTCACCCTCCACCACGAGCCGGAGAACGACGTGGACGCCTCGTCCGGGTCGGGCATGCAGGCCGCCGACTATGCCGCGATGTACCGGCACATCGTGCTCAGGCTGCGCGAGCAAGGGGTTCGGAACGCCGTCATGGTCATGACGTACATGGGGGCGCCCAACTGGGCGGCCGAGCCCTGGTTCGAGGAGCTCTATCCGGGCGACGACGTGGTGGACTGGGTGGCCATGGATCCCTACGCCGACGACCGGGTCCAGAGCTTCGACGGGCTGGTCAACAAGACCCGCGAGGAATACGCGCAGTGGCCGGGCTTCTACCGGTGGATGCAGATGCGCTTCCCCGGCAAGCCGGTCATGGTGGCCGAGTGGGGGGTGTTCGAGCGGTCCAGGGACCCCGGGTTCAAGCGGAAGTTCTTCGAGTCGGTGCGGCGGCAGGTCAAGCGGTATCCCCAGATCAAGGCGCTGCTTTACTTCGACTCGCCGCGGGCGCCGCGCGGCGACACCAGCTTCGACTCCAACGGTGAAGCCGACCGGGCCTTCACCCGGCTCGCGCGTGATCGGTACTTCCGCTCGACTCCCGTGCCTCGCCCATAG
- a CDS encoding sulfite exporter TauE/SafE family protein, whose protein sequence is MIDFPLIAGSFLIAIVVGLTGMGGGALMTPMMMLFFNVPPLAAVSSDLVASAVMKPVGSVVHLRRGTVNLRLVGWLCAGSVPAAFCGVFLARAFAVSDAVKYALGVALLLAVAGMAIKAWLGTRGGTSSAHDIVVRPIPTLLVGMVGGLVVGVSSVGSGSLIIVALLVLYPALKANQLVGTDLVQAVPLVTSAALGHLLFGDFQMDLTVSLLIGSIPGVYLGARISSRAPGGLIRALLAIVLLASALKLLDASNTLTVWALVVAGAIILAGWRWRSSSAMGEARESSGSTDHARAG, encoded by the coding sequence TTGATCGATTTCCCCCTGATCGCCGGGTCCTTCCTCATCGCGATCGTCGTCGGGCTGACCGGCATGGGCGGCGGGGCGCTGATGACCCCGATGATGATGTTGTTCTTCAACGTGCCGCCGCTCGCCGCCGTCTCCAGCGACCTGGTGGCCTCGGCCGTGATGAAGCCGGTGGGCAGCGTCGTGCACCTGCGGCGCGGCACGGTCAACCTGCGTCTGGTGGGCTGGCTGTGCGCGGGGTCGGTGCCGGCCGCGTTCTGCGGGGTGTTCCTGGCGCGGGCGTTCGCGGTCAGCGACGCGGTCAAGTACGCCCTGGGCGTGGCGCTCTTGCTGGCCGTCGCGGGGATGGCGATCAAGGCGTGGCTCGGCACGCGGGGCGGGACGTCGAGCGCCCACGACATCGTCGTGCGCCCGATTCCGACCCTACTGGTCGGTATGGTAGGCGGGCTGGTGGTCGGTGTCTCCTCCGTCGGCTCGGGATCGCTGATCATCGTGGCCCTGCTCGTGCTCTACCCGGCGCTCAAGGCCAATCAGCTCGTCGGCACCGACCTGGTGCAGGCGGTGCCGCTGGTCACCTCGGCCGCGCTCGGCCACCTGCTGTTCGGTGACTTCCAGATGGACCTCACGGTGTCGCTGCTCATCGGCTCGATCCCGGGTGTCTACCTCGGCGCCAGGATCTCCTCACGCGCCCCTGGCGGGCTGATCAGGGCCTTGCTGGCGATCGTGTTGCTCGCCTCGGCGCTCAAGCTGCTCGACGCGAGCAACACGCTCACTGTCTGGGCACTCGTGGTGGCCGGCGCGATCATCCTCGCGGGCTGGAGATGGCGGAGCTCCTCCGCTATGGGCGAGGCACGGGAGTCGAGCGGAAGTACCGATCACGCGCGAGCCGGGTGA
- the cysC gene encoding adenylyl-sulfate kinase, with protein MEWTPEPHELADLELLLSGAFDPLTGFLGHDDLHAVHESGTLADGTPWPAPVTLHLPVDVSPGDEVTLLDPEGLPLAVLTVTAQEPDGLTSGPVKALGAPEHGPFARLRRTPAQVKEELGGRPALAVTMRGPLDDLSEIVDTAKELDAVIMLLPLSYGEPGPAVVRAALRAKDQLPVGTIVVSVPLAPRAEPEIDLELREHVATAYGATEHLAGPEPVSIPGPPHRRGLVVFFTGLSGSGKSTIARGLRDALLELGTRTVTYLDGDVVRQLLSKGLTFSKSDRDLNIRRIGFVAAEAARHGGLAICAPIAPYAATRAEVREMVESVGADFLLVHVATPLEECERRDRKGLYAKARAGLIPEFTGISDPYEEPDDADLVIDTTHMTIDAAVSQVLGTLRSGGWVR; from the coding sequence GTGGAGTGGACCCCCGAGCCGCACGAGCTGGCCGACCTCGAGCTGCTGCTTTCCGGGGCGTTCGACCCGCTGACCGGGTTCCTGGGCCACGACGACCTCCACGCGGTCCATGAGAGCGGCACGCTCGCCGACGGCACCCCCTGGCCCGCGCCCGTCACGCTTCATCTGCCGGTCGACGTCTCCCCCGGCGACGAGGTCACGCTGCTGGACCCGGAGGGCCTGCCGCTCGCCGTGCTCACGGTGACCGCGCAGGAGCCCGACGGACTGACCAGCGGGCCCGTCAAGGCTCTCGGCGCGCCGGAGCACGGGCCGTTCGCGCGCCTGCGGCGTACCCCGGCGCAGGTGAAGGAAGAGCTCGGCGGACGTCCCGCACTCGCCGTCACCATGCGAGGCCCGCTCGACGACCTCTCCGAGATCGTCGACACCGCCAAGGAACTCGACGCGGTGATCATGCTTCTCCCCCTCTCGTACGGCGAGCCCGGCCCCGCGGTCGTCCGCGCCGCGCTCCGCGCCAAGGACCAGCTCCCCGTCGGCACGATCGTCGTCTCCGTGCCGCTGGCGCCGCGCGCCGAGCCCGAGATCGACCTGGAGCTACGCGAGCACGTCGCCACCGCCTACGGCGCGACCGAGCACCTCGCCGGGCCCGAGCCGGTGAGCATCCCCGGGCCGCCGCACCGGCGCGGGCTCGTGGTCTTCTTCACCGGCCTGTCGGGCTCGGGCAAGTCCACGATCGCCCGCGGCCTGCGCGACGCGCTGCTGGAGCTCGGCACCCGCACGGTGACCTACCTCGACGGCGACGTGGTCCGGCAGCTGCTGTCCAAGGGCCTGACGTTCTCCAAGAGCGACCGCGACCTCAACATCCGGCGCATCGGCTTCGTGGCCGCCGAGGCCGCGCGGCACGGCGGGCTGGCCATCTGCGCCCCCATCGCCCCCTACGCGGCCACCCGCGCCGAGGTGCGCGAGATGGTCGAGTCGGTCGGCGCCGACTTCCTGCTCGTGCACGTCGCGACGCCGCTGGAGGAGTGCGAGCGGCGCGACCGCAAGGGCCTGTACGCCAAGGCCCGCGCCGGCCTCATCCCCGAGTTCACCGGCATCTCCGACCCCTACGAGGAGCCGGACGACGCCGACCTGGTGATCGACACCACGCACATGACGATCGACGCGGCCGTCTCCCAGGTCTTGGGGACGCTGCGGTCCGGAGGATGGGTCCGTTGA